The stretch of DNA AGATATGGAATTTCTTTAAGATATATCAAGAAGTGGAATATTTAAGAATCTAGAAAAACACAGCAATTTTCAGGCTACTTCAAAGGAATAGTTTGACTGCAAAAATTGGTGTAGGCCGTGTCTTATCATACAAGGATGTTATTCGGTTAGAAAGCGGTTGTAGTTATTAGCGTAATAAGCTTtacatttaatttttataaaCTGTTTCAATCGAATAAACTTTGGAAGATGGATGGATAATGTTACTGatatttcttgattttaggtttcaattcttgtttgatCGTACAAAAAAAGCCAGGGGTACTTTTAATGTAGATTGGTattatatttgatatttgataatgaacTTCAATGAATGACCATTTTATCTGaccaataaaatcaaaatagtAAAAAATTGGTGGAAATAAGATACCGAAAATAATTTGCTTGCCTTGCCAAATCATCTAACCTACaatcttcaatttgaataaaagtTAAACCGAATAAAACTAATTTATTGCCTAATATACATAATCTAAAAATACAGTTATCATGAATCGAAAAAcataaagaaaagaagatatTTCTTTAACCACCGAAACCATACAAGGTTCTACCTTGTCTCTTCAAAGCGTAAACAACATCCAATGAAGTGAcggtttttcttttagcATGTTCAGTGTAAGTAACAGCATCTCTGATAACGTTttccaaaaattgtttcaagACAACTCTGACTTCTTCATAAATCAAAGCAGAAATACGTTTAACACCACCTCTTCTGGCCAATCTTCTGATAGCTGGTTTTGTAATACCTTGAATGTTATCTCTTAAAATTTTTCTGTGACGTTTAGCACCACCTTTTCCTAAACCTTTACCACCTTTTCCTCTACCGGTACCTGAcattgttgattgatttataaaattaaaaagttTTTAAAGGAGAATATTAAAGCTTCAATGAAAACTTAGTTGAttagataaaaaaaaaagaaagaattatAATCCAAAAATTATGAGCGGATAGtaatatatttatagtTCAAATCAGTTTGATGGAATGACTATCCAAACCGTGATCTTTGTGtgtttggtttggtttggactatttcaaatatttggCGTAATGtgcaaaacaaaaacaaaagccATGATCACTTGGAAGAGTGCGCGAAAATAAGAGCACGACAGTGAAAGagaacaaaaagaagacaACCTTTTTTTGTGTGGTGAGCGTAAAACTGAGTCCGCGAAACAATCTTGAATCTTTTGTGTGGAACAAAAGACtgttaatttatcattaggATTACTTTATACAGCTTATCACATAAGTAGTATAGTTTATTAATAAGTACAAGTCTGTATCGTGTAGTTTCGGGGTCTTCAATCTGGAAACACGTTCCATCTATTC from Candida albicans SC5314 chromosome R, complete sequence encodes:
- the HHF22 gene encoding histone (Putative histone H4; regulated by Efg1; flucytosine, fluconazole-induced; amphotericin B, caspofungin repressed; colony morphology-related gene regulation by Ssn6; Hap43-induced; rat catheter and Spider biofilm repressed), whose product is MSGTGRGKGGKGLGKGGAKRHRKILRDNIQGITKPAIRRLARRGGVKRISALIYEEVRVVLKQFLENVIRDAVTYTEHAKRKTVTSLDVVYALKRQGRTLYGFGG